CCTTTCAAGCAGTTCTAAGAATGCTTTTAGGGAGCCAGTTGAACACCTGGGACTAACTTTTTGCCAAGCAGATAGCTTGCAGAACCCACCTACAAATGTACAACCCAGGAACGTGGCTGGATTTCTTTACCAGACTACCAGTCTGTTTATTCCTCTCTCATCAGTCCTCTGCAGCAATCCCTAATGCTCCTGGAGAGCCCACTTGCAGTCACTTTGTTAACAGGCTCATTCAGCTCTAAATATCCCCGTTAGTCCTTGCTGAGCTCTGTACTCTACCTCTTAACTCTCTCTGCAACATTAAACTCTCGGGACACAGCAGACTCACTCCAGCGCATTTCACCCAGCATTCTTTACGTTCTTGTTTGGGTAATAAAGCCCAGGCGGTGGTCCCTCGGGAACGATATTGCTGAGCCAAGCGGACAGCACTCTGGCTGGATAAATACTCTTATCTCAGTAGACGCATCGGGTTCGTTTGTTTCTCCGAGTGAGTTTGTAGCTCTTAAGGCAGGTGCAATGCATTCTACCTTGGCTTCTTACTGGGGAAAACAAGATTCCAAAAGGAGATGCTGTAGACTCTTTGGGGATTGGAAATTAGTACCCAGAATCTGTAAGAACACACTAGGGACTGGTACCCAGAATACAATGATGGCAAATATTGCTTTACTGGTAGACATGTGACTGTGGGCCAGATGGTTGATGGACACCGTATGATCCTTATCGTGGCGGCAAGTGCTGGTGTCTAACCTAACAGGGCATCTCgtattatttcaatttaaaaaagccAACAGTGATTTTTGTACCACAGCAGGGCAACAAATGGCCTACAGAGTCTTAGATCTGGCGAATGCCGTGTCACTTACCAAGTGCACACTTGAGTCTCTGTGTGTTGGCAGACTGTACTGAGTGGGTTCACTGTTTAGTGTGACTGTTTGTAGCATAAGAGACAGGTGAAAGCAGGCAGTCCTACCTTGATGATTACAGCCTCTTCCTTCTCTACTCTCGACCTCCATACCTTCTGTGGACAAAGCAAACAAGGCCTAAAGTTTATCCTTTCTCTTTGACCCATTGTCCTCAATCACCAGGGGCATCCATCAGACAAGATGACAGAAACAACTTGCCCTTCATTTAGAGTTACTGGGCTCCTTCTCTTGGTCAGGAGCAAACTTTCAACTGCCTTACATTCCATACGCAAGTGAATTCTGAGTCATCCACCAACCCACTTAACTACTCAAAACATCTTTTTATTACCTGGCTACTGCATCAGTCCCAGGGGAATCACCAACCTTCCGTGGTGCATCCCACCTCCTTTGCTTCCAGGGATCCTGAGGTTTtacaggaagggagggatggtCCAGACAGATAGAAAACTCACTCAACTACCCACACCACTTTTTCTTCTATTCCAACTCCTTTTCTATTCTTCACATTCAAAGTTCCAGAAACTGTCCACAGAAGGAATCCATCATTTATCTCAGCCCAAAAATAGAGGAGCTCATACAGTGTTTCCCAAACCTTAGTTATTTAGAAACCTCAGTATGACCTGAAAATACAGATTCCTGGGTGCCACCCCCAGGGTTTCTGATTCGGGTCTGGGAAGAGGCCTGCACACTTAGGTTTTCCAACAAGCTCTCAGGTGATGCATGCTGCTGTGCCTTGGAGTACACTGAGAACCACTGCCTCAGATGGCACCAGAATGCTGCCACCTGCTATCCTCCCTAGCCACCTTCCTGGTAAGCTAGTCTAGACATTCCGAAGGACAAACCCTCTTCCCATGCCTCAGAAGGCACTTGTCCTTGACCTGCATGTAATGACAGAACATGGAACACACAGACTTAAGCACGAAGAAGTAGAATTCATAGAAATCAGAGCATATATTTCCACATTAGGAAACATGTTAATAAAGAAAGGAATTCTCTCCCACGCAAGAGGAATTCTAGATACAGACTAAACTAAACTTTCGCAAAATAAGACCCTGGAGCTTTTTTATCACAACCAAACGTCAACTGGTACCTCGTTCTTTTGTTAGTACTTGGTTGTAAGAGAAACTAGCCCAATGACGGGTTTATACAATGTCAGGAGTGACAGCTCATACATGGAGAGAGAACATTCCATACTATTCAGGCCGTTCGAGGACTTCACCCTATAGGAATAGGCACAAACCATGGTTACGCTGCTTGGTTTAATCTTTGAGCacttgaaaagaagaaatatacagTAGTTTGAACACTCAGTCTTTGTAAACCTCCTTTTGAGGTCAAAGAGTTCATTTATACGTACAAAATtagtttacaaattttttttggcAATTTCATCTTAGTAACCCGTTTTATCCTATTGCCATTGTCCCAACCATTGAAAAAGTTTACAATAATTTacatagaaatattttcaaagtgcTTAAGAATAGTGATTGTTCTCTGGAGTATTTACAGGTGGCCTATACACTGTATGTACAGTGGTGTACACTATAGCACAAGTTTCATTGCTGGAATATGGCTTTCTAGGGAAAGTGCATATTTGGCCAGAGGCGGCAATACTGTCTAGAAATTCATAGATTACAGATACTTGGTAACCATATCCAAAGCTGAAGTAGCATGTGGGCAAGAATATTTACAAAAGTAATATAAAAACGGTCAAGTACACAAGCTTGATCCACGCAAAGATATCTTGACGTTCTTCCAGATGGCAGGAAGAGACTTCAGCTGCTGGCCCGGTTACCGTTCCGGAGGGGGGTGTTACTGGGTTAGACCTCAGAGGTCACGACTCGTCTCAGAAGTCAAGCTAGATCATCATCTGTGCTTACAACTGATATCTGCAGAAAAGAGAAAGTACGGGATGAGCCTAGTGACTACTAACTAGTGGCAGCCCCGGTCTCTGCAAGGGACTTTGCTTTTGAGTCGGTCATTCAACAATCCGGAGTACTTAGAAGGTGTGTCAGAAACAAAATAGTATTAATTGCATCGTTCAGGCATTTAAGTTGAATTCAGTCATAGAGGCTGAACAACTGCAGcctaaaaatctgaaatccaaaaggCTCCAAAATATGAAACATTTGAAACACTGACATGATACCACAAGTAGAAAATTCTACATCTGACTTCATGTGATGGTGCACAGTCCAAACACACTAAAAATATCAGATGAGATGATCTTCAGGCTGTGTGTATAagacatatatattatatatataatatatatatatatatataaaacatagtgAATTTCATCTTAGACTTGGGTCCTATCCCTAAGCAATctaattttttgtatttctctctatatatgtctGTATgactgtatgtgtatatatacaaatattcccaaatagaaaaaaaaaaaacaacattcaaaatttGGAACACCTTGGATAAGAGGTATTCAGCTCATACCTATTTAGTAGAGAAAAGAGCATGCCTGATTCTGACTGCTCTACTTAGGGATCGTAAGTCTTggagaaaaatgtgaaaacacaCGTGTGCCATGAACTAACCACTGTCCCAGGTTTCAGAGGGTTTCAGAGATGAGGGCTTAGCACTTGTCTTGTCTGGCCTGTTTCCTAGCGATGGCCAAATACTCATTTGCTTTTCATCAGAAGAAGTGATTAACTGTGGCTGACACAAAGCTCTGCTCGGCGGGATGGGAGCTTTCTGAGTAAAGCATTGAGTAATTTTGGCTAAGTGAATGTTAGTACACTGCCTTTAATACAGCTCCCCTATATGTGATATgctaatttaattaaaattaaattagacaAGAGTAGGCAACAGATTTCCCAGTTCAAAAGGGAGCTTCTTGGTTCATGCTGATATTTACATGTCATTTCAATAACCACAAATATCTCAAATAGTATGTGAGCACctgacctatttttttttaaagatttatttatttgaaaggcaaagtgacagggacagagagagacagagagaccttccatctgctggttcatgtcccaaatggccacaacagctggggttgggccaggccaaagctaggtgccaggaactccatcctgatctttcATATGAGTGGAAGgcatccaagcacttaggccacctttcactgctttcccaggcacgtttacagggagccggattggaaacagagcagctgggactcaaatggggaTTCCCGATACgtgatgccagtgtcgcaggcagcagctcaacccactgcaccacaccaccagccctgcCATGGCCTATCTGTCATTCTGTGTGGGCTGGATGCTTATCAGTGCGCTGACCTGTGTGGGCTAGACTGTCCACAATTCAGGAGGCAGATGAAGTGTGTGGTAATGCCGAGATCCCAAGGGCTCTTTCCAGCCTGGTTAGCCACAGCTCAGGTTAGTGGTTCCCTCTCCCACAGCTCTACTTCAAGCCAAGGCATGCAAAGACAGAAAGTGGACTTACTGCTGGGTACGTGTGTCCAACAGAAGCACTGTGTCTGCCGATGTCAATGGAGAGGTCCTCTTCCGTGGTCTTCAAGTACACAGGATTGTCAAAGTTCATGCTTTTCATGTTCTTGTGTTGCCAGTTCCGCCACATCAAGTAGCCACCCACTGCTGCCATCACTAAGAGCACTGAGAGAGGTCAGAGGTGACTGAGTGGGGTCTAGTTTGAGAACATGCAAAACAGGGCAATGTGCAGCAATCCACAATAACTGACATTAATAAGGCTCCATGTTTTATGATGTTAGGATAACGGGAAGTTGAAGTTGGGATATCAGTAGGTCAGGAGGTCGAACTAAGTGGTGCTGCCTGAATTAAAATGGCAGAAGCTTCTGGAGAATTATTCAGGTTTGGTGTGTAGCTGAGCGCCTGCAAATTTACAGGTCTGATAATAGCCTTAGAGGTCCTTAGCCCTGGGTTGGAAATTGGTGGTGGAGACCTAATATTTGACTGCCTTCCGGGGTACACAGGGAGGTCTCGCAGGGAGACAAGGACTTgcaccaagcactctgacatgggatgcaggcatccccggTGCACCAGACACCCACCACAGCATTATACATATCTTAAAGGGGACAGTACTCTGGTTAAACCGACTTACTATGAGAGGGGATAAGCCAGGCTAACAACTCTCAAGGAGAAAGCAGGAGGCACCATTCATGTGAACACTGATTCCTACCAGATACTGAGCTAAGGCCAGCACTGAAGAGGAAGGCATGGACCCTTGATGGAGTGTACCAtattggggagggagggagtgtaaCTGAGTGTCACAAGGGCTGCTGCAGTGTAGGGCATTGTGCAGAATTGGAAATATCCATCTAGCATCGAAGCAGCTGATCAGACAGGGATGTAGAGGGGATCTACTCACAGAGAGGAAGGATGGCCCAGGCAGCGGAAGTCCCTTTTGGGGGAACACTGACTTCAGAGACTGCCGTGGTCACATTGATCTCTACAGGGGAATATAAGGAATCGGTTTACAATGACCTAAATTCAGACTTAGTAATTTTACTCATCCTTAGAGAGCCTCACACCTTGTACCCAGTATCAATGTTCAGCATCTATTAAAATTGTATACCAGGACAAACTCTAGCACGGAAGCACTTTGGTCACATACTGGAATAGCCATTCACTAACAATCATCTCGCACAAACCTTAATAAGTCAGGTCAGGCTAAGATATGCAGGTTCTGAGTCTTCGGAGTTTAAATATAGGTTATCAGTCAGGGGCAGAACTAAGAGTTAAGGCCGCATTAATTTTAAGCTATAGATACAAAGAGTGTGGCTGTTAGTTGAGATTAACAGTTTGCAGTACTGAACCCAATACCTCCAGGAACTAGTCCACTAGTTGGTGAAATTTCTGTAGTGTTGGTATCTTTTGTTTCACTGTAAGTCACAGTAGTTGCAGTACCTGAATTACAAAAACCAAGAACCTGGTTAATGCCAAGGTTCCAGAGTGGCTAACTGTTCAGTTCAGACAAGCCATGCAAAAGGTTATTTTCAAACCAGGGGAAATACACAAACCACTGCTGAACTAAGTTACATGGTGGGTGTATCAAAACTGAGAGATACGGCAGTCTCATGCCAAAACAGAGATACATCAAACTTGGGGCAGAACAGTCAGCATTTGGAATTTGACAGTTCAAAAAGGTGCACAGCCACACTTAATGATCCCCCTAAATATCGAGGCTCCTGGGAGTTACTAGAAATGTTGTCAGGATGCCCTGGTAAACCAGGCATACCAGACTGTCTTGCAACTACTGTCTCTGTCAAGTGAACTAGTCCCTGCCATGGACCCAGAATGAAGCGAAAGAAAACCTGACCACGTGAGTTCCTTGATCAGAACAAGAAAACTTAATTCGCCATTGAATCAAAAGCTAAGAACATAAAACTCAAATAAGCTGGTGTCCTCCACTGAGGCCATGAAGTTTGTTGTCCCTATGTTCCTGAAGCATAATTCACTCTATCTTCTTTGCAGGAAAATCTGAACACTGTTTAATTATCTGTAAGTTGGCTAGCTAACTGCTTTTTCAGGACTAAATTGGTACCAATACATATGACGAATATTGACACTTTGGTCATCTATAAACTTATCTAATGTTGAAGTGGGATAAAAGTGAGTTCTGAAGTATTTGACATGAACAGATGACATGCAACAGTAACAGATACGTTCtcaaatctattttaaattttagttaaaaCAGAATTCTTAAATTTCATAGCTAGCGTCTTATCACATTGCCTGCTGTATGTCTTGCTtgtgattaaaacaaaaaagtccttacTTTGGCATTCTCGGCCATTTTCCTCTAGGTGGTACCCATTGGGACAGGAACAGGTATACTTTGGAGAGTGTTCATTAATCTGTGGAGCTGGCAGGCATAGGTATTCACACCCTCCATTCTCCATGTCTTCTTCACACCAGTTTTTACCTAGTCAAAAAAAGTCCTTAAGAATAGGTATCCAACAGCACTGTAGATAGAACCTTGCTCTAGGTGTAGCAAACTTGAATCTTTCCTTATGTCCCAAGGAATTCAGACCTGTCTATTCTGCCATAACGTCAATGCAGTTCTTGACTACTGAAGAGCAGGAAGCATGTGCTAGGGACACCAGGTTCAGAGACGGTGCTTAGAGGCAGACTACAACTTCTGCCTACAGCAAATGCATGCAGGGGAGTGTCATTATTGGTCAAGGCTTACAGGGAAGGTTCAAAAGAGAGAAACTCAGTTCCCTTGGCTTTGTCTCGCCTTGCTTCTATGAAGCAGAAGCAGACTCAGTTACAGAGAAATATAAGAAGACTGCTTGGACCAGTCAGGCAACTTGAGCGTGGCACAATATGACAAGGTGTTACCAAGAATCTGCGCAATCCTATATAAGCTGTGTCACAGGGAGAGGTAAACATTAGGGGTGAATGGTGTTCCACCCTAGTGTTCACATGCTAAAGTGCTATTACAAAGGAACTAAGAGTGTCACCTTATTTGGAGGCAGGGTAGTTACAGAGGAGATCAAGTTGAAATAAGCCCCTTAGGATGTGCCCTAATCCAAAATGACTTGCGTCCTCTCAAGAAGAGAACTGGACACAAGCAACTATAGAGGGAAGACGATGCAAGCAGACATAGGGAGCACCTGGCCACCTACAAACCCAATAAAAGCTGTGACACTCAGGGCTGGGAGGAAGATCACATCTGAAGTTGTAAAGCCCTTTGGGTTAAGACATAAGTGAAAGATGCCAGAGCCCAGGTGTGGCATGTCTGAGGAGGGGTACAGGAGGCAACGATTCCCTGTTGAAGTTGAGTTGCTACTTCTGAGTCATGCTGTGCCCTTACGGTGGTCATCCAGGACAGGGCTCCTGCAGGTTACCTGATGGCTGCACAAGTTCATGATACACAATGATGTCTTGGGCATCATTAAGGTTGTTGACTAGAGTGGCCAGTTCTGATCCAGTGAACTTATTGGCACCATAGACTGCTTCGTTTTCCCCATCTATCCAGTAGACACGATCCTAAAACAGAACCCCCCCAATTAGCACGTACACTTAAGATGAAGTCATTATCTAAGATGATTGCTATTCACTGGCCAGTAGAGGACTGTGTTTTTGGGTATGGATCTTGGACATTAGATGTAAAGCTGTAAGAGGAGTAAGTCCGGGCTCCTTGAAGTGCTTCAAGCAATTCATACGTCTAGTTTCTCCCAGGTTTTACGTGTAAACAGTTTTTCAGGTCATTTTCCCTTTCCCTAGCCTTCTTCCCCCACATCCATTCTTTCTCCTCAAAATGTGCAACATGTTGGCAAAGTCAAAGGTATACAGTTAGATGTGAGACACACATCTTACCTCGAAAATTGTTAGTGCCAGAGGATGAGCTAGGAACTCCAGAGACTTGAGTACTATCCTGCGGTCTTGGCCATTTAAGTCCACACTCGATAACATGTGCAACTTGGAGTCCAGCCAGTAGAGGCGGCTTTTGATGAGGTCTAGGTAGGAAAAGAATTGACACTGTATGATAAGCCATTATAGCTCTGACTTCCATTTAAAATACCTAAGGCAATAGAATATTCTACTTTCACGTTCATGGTTCCTTCTCTAGCAAAAGTTGTCAATGAGCCAGGGTAGGGAGGGGAGGGTCCCCatgaaccctgggaagcagtctGAACTTACATTCAATTGGGGGGAACTGATGGTAAATAAGATTCGCAGAGTAACTGACTTTAGACATGTCAGCTGACAGGAAGTAGTAGAAGTGGGTTATTTGTTGTTCTCCCCAAATAAACCAGAAGAAAAGTGTTAGAGGAAATGCTAAGGCACCTGTGCCTAAGGTATTTAGTATGAGTCTCCTAAGACTGAATTTGAACACATATTAAGCCCCTATGGACAACAGGCCAGTAATGATGGAGCATGTAACTTGTTAACTGTTCTACTTGTGTTATTCACTTGCTCTCACTCACAGTTACCACTACACAGGGGTatatccaaaagttcatgaaaaatgcatattatgaaagaaaccatgcaggatttcaattttctttgcaccaaaatacttaccttttcatagttttttccatgaacttttagaattaCCCTTATGGAAGGAACCAGAAGAATTGTCTGTGGAGTCCAGAACTAACTCTGGAGATGAATGAAGATAGCGGAAGTGGCAAGAGAGAAGGAAGCACTTACGTACCCAGTGTTATTCCATTGGGCCATTGGATGTCCACTGTCACCAGTGGGCGTCTATCAAATCCATTCATTCCTGCTTTTTCTATTTTAGCTGGTTCACCCCAGTCTGACCAGTAAACAAATCTAGAAAGAATTCGATCAGAAATAATAAGCCTTAGTGgtttaaaaggaataaagttgTAGCTCGCAAGAAAAGCCTAAAGAATGAGCAGAAAGTTCTAGGGACTGAATGTCTGTAGAGACAAATATGTAACACTAAAGGATCTAAGTTATGTTCTgggtaaataaaatttaacactaAGAATCTATAAGCTCACTAGTAACTGTATTCATCAGTATCAGTTTGACATAAAAATTTCAGCTCAAGGTCATAAGGCATtatgttgtttccttttttaaaggccAATTCTTTACAAGGCTTGAGAGATGACTACGCTCTAAGGAGTATAGTAAGGGCTGCCTGCCTGTACTCTACCGAGGCTTCATGGGGGCCACCTGGGATGACTGTAGCCTTGGTCAACTCCCTCACCTGCCTTTCCCTGTTACTTAGTAGCAATTTAGGGACACCCTTCAGTGAAATGTTTCTAGAAAGGTCTGTTGGTGTTAATGGGACTTTCAGACAATGTGTACTTTTAAGTGAAATTGTtgaatagttttttcaaaatCCCTACTCTTTATGCTGCGATTCAGGTTTGAATGTGCAGAGTTAACCCAGCCAGGTGTTCAGACAAAAATATCACTTGCATGGAAGCTGGGTGGGCATAAGGGTCCAGATATGGCTTTTGGTGCACATCAATCCAGAAATGTTGTTTCTTGAATGTCAACCAGCAGTCAGACATAAGGGAGTCAGACAAGCAGGACCTGTCATATAGATGAGGCTGTCCCAGGGTCACTCAACTGTGGCACTACTGCCTTTGTGGGGCAGGGACTGAGAAGTCTTGAGGTTTTAGGAATAATTCATATACGAGGAAAGCCCCTGACCTACACAGATAACATCCTAAGGGCTAAgggacagaaaacaaaaatacaaacccAGACAGTGGGTCCACGGCTATGGAGGCGGGCTCTCgcaagtcagagttaaacaggaACTTCCTCTTGGCTCCGTCTAGGGTGGCTACTGAAATAGTCCTAGAAGCCGCATCAGTCCAGTAGATGGTCTTGTACACCCAATCAACAGCAATGGCTGCAGGATTATAGACATTGTCGATCATTTTTACATGTCTACCAACCTTGTCATCAATTGAGGCACTGAAACAGAATAGGTCACAAAAAATTTAAGAGTGTGTCACCATTAGAGCCAAGAGAACGGACATTTTGCTTGCAAAATGGTCAATGACTTTGTGTAGAAAGGATATTAGAATACCATAGCTCATCACACATGTTTTTTAACCATGCTGCTTACTGATGCTAAGCTAGTAATATCACAGGGTATCTAGTCGCTGATAAATATTCTATACTCAGGCACAACAAAATTCTAAGTGAAGCTATTTGTTTCAGTAACAACACATCTGAGTCTCAATAGTTCCTATTAAGAAGAAGCATTCAACCCCATTTCTACTTGTAGTAACAGTGGAAAGTTCTCAACTAACTCtagagaaatgggagaaaatgagGAATGACGATCTGTTAGGGCGTGATGGCTGTAGCCAGATTTTACTTCGTCAACAGTGGTTAGTTTCTAATTAGGAACTGAGAGAAATTTAAGATGGAAGAATCTGCATTAGATTTCATATTCCCAGGTACTTAGTTGCTAGCTTGGAGCCACAGCCAAGAGAGACTGCTCCAAACCTTCCCATAGGGCAAATGCCCAAGACTTATGCCAAGACAGCAAGAACGGAAGTGCAAGTTACCTGAAGATGGCCTTCTGGCTGACGTCCGCCCAGAACAGTTTCTGAGCAGCAATATCAGCATCAAGAGCCACGGTGTTTCGCAGCTGCTCAACCAGTTGGATGTATTCTTTTCTCTCTAAGCCAATCTTGCGGATGTCTCTTCTATTAGTGAAGATCAGACTTGGCTCTTTGCCTGCAAGACAGGAGTCAGGTTTACTTAGGTTGGCTGCAAGAAGGGAAGGTCCTTCTAAGTCACCTCCTCTCAGCAGAGGAGCACTTCAGAAATAAAGGCAGTGCTGAACACACAGCGCTACCCATCCTGGAGTTCCTGCCCTGGGACTTGCAAGGGCTTCCCACTCTTTGGGAATGCAGTCCCCAGGTTAGCGCGTTCCACAGCCAGGTGGCTGATGAGCAAGTTACGTAAATTGCACTCATGGAAACAGAAAGTCTGAAACTCTCCCAAGTATTCATATGCAAAAGGAAGGACCAAGACA
This DNA window, taken from Lepus europaeus isolate LE1 chromosome 12, mLepTim1.pri, whole genome shotgun sequence, encodes the following:
- the VLDLR gene encoding very low-density lipoprotein receptor isoform X1 → MGTSARRALWLLLALCWALRESGATATGRKTKCEASQFQCTNGRCITQLWKCDGDEDCADGSDEKNCVKKTCAESDFVCNNGQCIPNRWQCDGDPDCEDGSDESPEQCHMRTCRINEISCGARSTQCIPVSWRCDGESDCDSGEDEENCGNVTCSSDEFTCSSGRCISRNFVCNGQDDCSDGSDELDCAPPTCGAHEFQCSTSSCIPISWVCDDDADCSDQSDESLEQCGRQPVIHTKCPASEIQCGSGECIHKKWRCDGDPDCKDGSDEVNCPSRTCRPDQFECEDGSCIHGSRQCNGIRDCVDGSDEVNCKNVNQCLGPGKFKCRSGECIDINKVCNQEQDCRDWSDEPLKECHVNECLVNNGGCSHICKDQIIGYECDCAAGFELIDRKTCGDIDECQNPGICSQICINLKGGYKCECSRGYQMDLATGVCKAVGKEPSLIFTNRRDIRKIGLERKEYIQLVEQLRNTVALDADIAAQKLFWADVSQKAIFSASIDDKVGRHVKMIDNVYNPAAIAVDWVYKTIYWTDAASRTISVATLDGAKRKFLFNSDLREPASIAVDPLSGFVYWSDWGEPAKIEKAGMNGFDRRPLVTVDIQWPNGITLDLIKSRLYWLDSKLHMLSSVDLNGQDRRIVLKSLEFLAHPLALTIFEDRVYWIDGENEAVYGANKFTGSELATLVNNLNDAQDIIVYHELVQPSGKNWCEEDMENGGCEYLCLPAPQINEHSPKYTCSCPNGYHLEENGRECQSTATTVTYSETKDTNTTEISPTSGLVPGEINVTTAVSEVSVPPKGTSAAWAILPLLLLVMAAVGGYLMWRNWQHKNMKSMNFDNPVYLKTTEEDLSIDIGRHSASVGHTYPAISVVSTDDDLA